A segment of the Terriglobales bacterium genome:
CGGTCGAAGGGCTCGGTGGGCACCAGTTGGCGGCGCAACGGCTCGACCGGCAGCTCCACCCCGGCGAGCTTGGCCACCTGCGCCGCCCACGCCCCGGCGGCGTTCACCACAGTGCGAGTGGCCACCGGGCCGCGCGAGGTCTGCACTGCGCCGATACCGTGTCCGTCCAGGGAGATCGCCGTAACCTCGGTATCGCGCCATACTTGCGCGCCGTGCTCGACCGCGGCCTGGGTGAAGCCGACCATGGCGCTGTAGGGGTCCACAAATCCATCGGTCTCGCAGAAGCTGCCGCCCACGATGTCGTCGGCGCGCAGTTGCGGGTAGAGAGCGCGGATCTCGTCGGCGGTCACCAGGCGTACACCCGTCAGCCCCAGTTCGACCTGCTTCTGGAAATTGGTGCGCAGGTAGTTCATCTGCGCCTCGCTGGTGGCGCAGAAAAGGTATCCCTGGGGACGGTAGCCCGAAGGATGTCCCATGCGCTCCTCG
Coding sequences within it:
- a CDS encoding FAD-dependent oxidoreductase, producing the protein MQTAEVVIVGGGIVGASVAWHLTAAGCRNVLIVERETHQGKGSTGKSMGGVRAQFSTPVNIRMSLYSIPFYASFEERMGHPSGYRPQGYLFCATSEAQMNYLRTNFQKQVELGLTGVRLVTADEIRALYPQLRADDIVGGSFCETDGFVDPYSAMVGFTQAAVEHGAQVWRDTEVTAISLDGHGIGAVQTSRGPVATRTVVNAAGAWAAQVAKLAGVELPVEPLRRQLVPTEPFDR